Proteins encoded together in one Streptomyces sp. NBC_01216 window:
- a CDS encoding ATP-binding cassette domain-containing protein, with protein sequence MSVEIELCGVRVRYGPLEALHGIDLPVPSATVTVLTGRNGAGRTTALRVLAGTVPPTAGRTLWRGADVTRMPAHERARRGLCLVPDRRAVFTSLSVAENLELAPGDPADALAAYPELSRLLDRAAGTLSGGERRMLAVSRALSAPGRVVLVDEPVLGMSPGVAARTHRLLAGLARSAGAAVVLAEQRVPSGLPPGTLVHGLRRGSLAFSGEAAEFTRR encoded by the coding sequence ATGAGCGTCGAGATCGAGCTGTGCGGCGTCCGCGTCCGCTACGGGCCCCTGGAGGCCCTGCACGGGATCGACCTGCCCGTGCCGTCCGCCACCGTCACGGTGCTCACCGGCCGCAACGGCGCGGGGCGCACGACCGCGCTGCGCGTCCTCGCCGGCACCGTGCCGCCGACCGCCGGACGGACCCTGTGGCGCGGCGCGGACGTGACCCGGATGCCCGCCCACGAGCGGGCGCGGCGCGGGCTGTGCCTCGTACCGGACCGGCGGGCCGTGTTCACCTCGCTGTCCGTGGCCGAGAACCTGGAGCTGGCCCCCGGGGACCCCGCGGACGCCCTGGCCGCCTATCCGGAGCTCTCCCGGCTCCTGGACCGCGCCGCCGGGACGCTCTCCGGCGGGGAACGGCGGATGCTGGCGGTCTCCCGCGCCCTGTCGGCGCCCGGGCGGGTGGTGCTGGTCGACGAACCCGTGCTCGGCATGTCACCGGGGGTGGCGGCCCGCACCCACCGGCTGCTCGCCGGCCTGGCCCGGTCCGCCGGCGCCGCCGTCGTGCTGGCCGAGCAGCGTGTCCCGTCCGGGCTGCCGCCCGGGACCCTGGTGCACGGGCTGCGGCGCGGCTCGCTCGCCTTCAGCGG
- the ctaD gene encoding aa3-type cytochrome oxidase subunit I, producing the protein MGTETAPAVVESAPHRHGRVLIDWLTTTDHKKIGHLYLITAFVFFLAAGLLAMLMRAELARPGLQLLDNEQFNQAFTLHGTIMLLLFATPTFAGFANELVPLQIGAPDVAFPRLNMFSYWLFLLGGLMVVGALLLPTGPPAFGWTAYAPLNGLERSPGVGADLWIMGLALSGFGTILTSVNFLATIIGMRAPGMTMFRMPIFTWNVLFTTILVLLAFPVLAAALLVLEADRRFGSVVFDAANGGALLWQHLFWFFGHPEVYIIALPFFGIISEIIPVFSRKPIFGYATLVGATMAITGLSVVVWAHHMFVTGAVLLPFFSLLSFLIAVPTGVKFFNWTGTMLRGSLSFETPMLWAVGFLVSFLFGGLTGIVLASPPMDFAVTDSYFVVAHFHYTVFGTVVFATFAGFHFWWPKFTGRMLDERLGRIHFWTLFAGFHLTFLVQHWLGAEGMPRRYADYLEADGFTALNTISTIGAFLLGLSTLPFLYNVWRTARYGARVEVDDPWGFGRSLEWATSCPPPRHNFDSVPRIRSEAPAFDLHHPEFAAVERAGISPPAAPWPGAGRGSSGPGRRRRSARRKA; encoded by the coding sequence ATGGGCACCGAGACCGCTCCCGCGGTCGTCGAATCAGCGCCGCACCGGCACGGGCGGGTCCTGATCGACTGGCTCACCACCACCGACCACAAGAAGATCGGGCACCTGTACCTGATCACGGCGTTCGTCTTCTTCCTGGCCGCCGGGCTCCTGGCGATGCTCATGCGGGCCGAGCTGGCCCGGCCCGGTCTCCAGCTGCTGGACAACGAGCAGTTCAACCAGGCGTTCACGCTGCACGGCACGATCATGCTGCTGCTCTTCGCGACCCCGACGTTCGCCGGTTTCGCGAACGAGCTGGTGCCGCTCCAGATCGGCGCCCCGGATGTCGCCTTCCCGCGGCTGAACATGTTCTCGTACTGGCTGTTCCTCCTCGGCGGACTGATGGTGGTCGGCGCGCTGCTGCTGCCCACCGGGCCGCCCGCCTTCGGTTGGACCGCCTACGCGCCGCTGAACGGTCTGGAGCGCTCCCCCGGCGTCGGCGCCGATCTGTGGATCATGGGGCTCGCGCTCTCCGGTTTCGGCACGATCCTCACCTCGGTGAACTTCCTGGCGACGATCATCGGGATGCGGGCGCCGGGCATGACCATGTTCCGGATGCCGATCTTCACCTGGAACGTCCTCTTCACCACGATCCTGGTGCTGCTGGCCTTCCCGGTGCTCGCCGCCGCACTGCTGGTGCTGGAGGCCGACCGCCGCTTCGGCTCGGTGGTCTTCGACGCCGCGAACGGCGGCGCGCTGCTGTGGCAGCACCTGTTCTGGTTCTTCGGCCACCCCGAGGTCTACATCATCGCCCTGCCGTTCTTCGGGATCATCAGCGAGATCATCCCGGTCTTCTCCCGCAAACCGATCTTCGGCTACGCCACGTTGGTGGGGGCCACCATGGCGATCACAGGGCTCTCCGTGGTGGTGTGGGCCCACCACATGTTCGTCACGGGCGCCGTACTGCTGCCGTTCTTCTCGCTGCTCTCCTTCCTCATCGCCGTCCCCACCGGCGTGAAGTTCTTCAACTGGACCGGCACGATGCTTCGGGGCTCACTGTCCTTCGAGACGCCGATGCTGTGGGCGGTCGGCTTCCTGGTGTCGTTCCTGTTCGGCGGGCTCACCGGGATCGTCCTGGCCTCGCCGCCGATGGACTTCGCCGTCACCGACTCGTACTTCGTCGTCGCCCACTTCCACTACACGGTCTTCGGCACCGTGGTCTTCGCGACCTTCGCCGGCTTCCACTTCTGGTGGCCCAAGTTCACCGGCAGGATGCTCGACGAACGGCTGGGCCGGATCCACTTCTGGACGCTGTTCGCCGGCTTCCACCTCACGTTCCTGGTGCAGCACTGGCTCGGCGCGGAGGGCATGCCCCGGAGGTACGCCGACTACCTCGAGGCGGACGGTTTCACGGCCCTGAACACCATCTCGACCATCGGCGCCTTCCTGCTGGGCCTCTCGACCCTCCCGTTCCTCTACAACGTCTGGCGGACCGCCAGGTACGGCGCGCGGGTCGAGGTCGACGACCCGTGGGGCTTCGGACGCTCTCTGGAGTGGGCGACCTCCTGCCCGCCGCCCCGCCACAACTTCGACTCCGTCCCCCGGATCCGTTCCGAGGCACCGGCGTTCGACCTCCACCACCCGGAGTTCGCGGCCGTCGAGCGGGCCGGGATCAGCCCTCCGGCCGCTCCGTGGCCCGGTGCAGGACGCGGGTCATCCGGTCCCGGGCGAAGGCGTCGATCAGCACGTCGGAAGGCTTGA